gtgagtgggtgtgtatggatatttaccagggatgggttgcggctggaagggcatccgctgcgtaaaacatgtgctggaaaagttggcggttcgttccgctgtggcaaccctaaattaataaagggactaggcagaaaagaagatgaatgtaTGAAATCAAAGACTCTAATATAGGGCTAATcaattcatttagtcattttcttttaatttaactCTGTTTGGTTTCTCAAACACTTCATTACTTTCTCTTTCACACACTCAGTTTTAGTCATTCACTGATTATCCTTCACTCAAACATTcataatctgtttttaataaaaaaaattcacattttataaCAATTGCAGACAGATCTGTTTCCATCAAGAGTAGTACACAGTTCAGATTAAACATTATTGGACATACAGTGCTCAGTGTAAcggttaaaataatgtttaattgtctttcaccaaaatgggttattttgtttattttgtggttGTTGAGAGACCTCTTGTGGCAACAGTGTTTGATTGTTTCTCTTACCTTTCACCTGCAAAGCCCCGCCTACAGCTGAAAATGGTTGCTGAATACAGAAAGGCGGTAGGTAAAATGTGCTCCACCTAAATGTgacaaattttgtattttaacacatattaatAACACATACAAGCCCAATATGAACATTAAGTGATGTTTTAGATCAAATCTGTCGAATGATTGCCGTGTGTGACAAACTTTGTGTGGTTTAATTTGCTCATGCTATGTGTAGCTGGAATGATGACATTAGTATGTGCAGGGGTGATTTCTTactatttgtttggtttttttttagatgcatgtttaaatgcatactgTTGCCAGAGGATGTATATTTCTGTTACAGGTATGTTgaacttttgtaaataaataatgttttgctaaaATGACTTTATGTGGCAACACAGCAGAAAATGGTTGCTGAATACAGAAAGGCaatgcatgtttaaatgcatactgTTGCCAGAGGATGTATATTTCTGTTACAGAATAAACAACGCAGAACGCAGTTCTCTGTGTCCGCCTGAGTGATTTGTGTCATCAGGAAGAAAAGCGTTACATCAGCACtcattcttttttggcttagtccctttattaatctggggttaccacaacagaacgaaccaccaacttatccagcatatgttttacgcagcggatgcccttccatcatgGGAAACACatatactcattcacacatatacactaaggacaattttgcttacccaattcacctataccacatgtgtttgaacttgtaggggaaaccggagaaaacccagaccaacacggggagaacatgcaaactccacacagaaatgcgccAACTGATCCAGGTGGTTCATCTTACCTCTGGTctaattttattcattaattttttcattcattttcttagtccctttattaatccggggtcgccacagcagaatgaaccgccaacttatccagcaagtttttactcagcggatgcccttccagccgcaacccatctctgggaaacatccatacacattcacacacacacaatggataatttagcccacccaattcacctgtaccgcatgtctttggactgtggggtaaaccagagcacccagaggaaacccacacggaaacccaaactccacaaagaaacgccaactgagccgaggttcgaaccagcaaccttcttgctgtaatgcgacagcactacctactgcgccactgcctcggtCTAATTTTACATACCCCAAAATAAAAGTGATATATTTTTAACTTCAATAATGAACCTGTTAAAAGGTTTACACtggttaaattacttttaaaacacaTTGTCCTTACCACCCTGTCACAGTGAACAACCCCGTTACAGCAGATGCCACACTGTCATTTTCATAAAAGGTTTATGAAAAGGAAATGAAATGTTACATAAATGAATGTTGaatgatgttcttgctgtgtagatttaatgaataaaaatggaacttgatttgtatttttttagtttgttttttcagTGAAAACAATGAGGCAATTGAgatgtcaaatttatttttaaagtaaaaatttttataataaaaaaagtaattaaactaCAGACTTTTTATTGATAGCTGCATAAAAGAGGACATTTTATtatttggaaaacatttaaaattaaaaagcaatTCGTTTTTTTACTACTGTTATATACATATTGTGCGTAACAATGTGGTACAAGAGAGGCTCTCTTGCCTAAAGAAACGCAACAATTAATAAGGATTTTGAGCCTGAGGTGGGAAAATAGCTGTTTTGGAGGGTTAAGATATCTTGcaagttgtagtttttttttaattttttgtactTAATGAGAATTTAGAAAATTGCAATGTGGAAATGGCACCCTTTCATATGAATTGTCGTCTCTTATTATCTGTATTCTACGTTTCTtgccattctttagcaatatCTTCAGTAATACTATTTAACTTTACCTTTACTTTAAGAAGCATTAAGGGTAGTacacataaaaattacaattctgtcatttacttatcctctacttgatccaaacctgtttgagtttcttctgctgaatgcaaatgaagatatactgaagaatacaGCGGCAAAAAACAGCAACTATGGTTCAACGGCACAAAGTGTTCTTGGGGCTCCATTACAATTGAACCActtgtttttggttccttttctggactttaagcATCTCGggactctcagatttcatctaaaaagtcttcatttgtgttctgaagatgagcaAAGTTCTCAGGGGATTGAAACAGGTGGTGGACAAAGCCTGAGTGCCTAGACTGCACTAAAACCCTAAATATAGCCTATGAAGTTGTAGAAATAGGAAAGTAGATGTCATAATTACAGGGATGAGATTTGGATATTAATAGTAGTGTGTTTTAGACCTGCAAGTCATTataaagtggattaaaaaaagtttttcaaaattgtcgtaaaaaagtttagattaaaggttttgatcaacttcaaatactgtTTATCTGTGCCTctctagttgtgtgtgtgtgtgtgtgtgtgtgtgatagagagagagagcagatataatggaaagtggaaaacgagggagaaatgtatcaataagtcatgactgcaacagtaagtggcaaaaaaaagctaaacaaaaaagacttttattttggcgtggtgtgtgacgtcataaggctgcgccgctccTACGCTAGAATTCAACTGGAGGAAGGTTTGTGTTTAAAACGTTTACAGAAATATAATCTgattgattaaagctaaattatgaacctgctgtttacaatattatttaaccctgtatacaacgtagtactattttactcacagtaatgaaggtctattgtttgaataagttaacagaaatgtgtgtaatacatattttaatgacCTTTTCctttacctgatttctttttgttaatgactctcatataaagaaactgttgaagcaagtgttgaagagaagttattttgttttgttttaaacaggagatttttattgttttgttcattttaaacagaataaagtgtccaaacacagagaaaaactcctgctgaagcgactgatctccacactgttataaagatggcgtttattaaagaggagagtgaagatgtgaagattaaagaaacattcacagtcaaacaggaagatctgcaggaacaaacaggttggttttcattctcaaagaccaactcagtcatttgatcctcattcagatatattttaatgatAAGAACACTAATTTAATCCATCTTGCAGTTCTAAttgtgtgctgcctagttctccttaATTcgcataagcactcattgaaagactgGAACGAGTTTCTTTTGTTACttcttctcatgtcttttgtcattcattttatgtattattagtctcccattttctttaccttcttaaggttattgcttttcttgttctcctactgtttgtaaagtgtccttaAGCACcggcactatataaaataaataaaaacaataaataaataaaaaagtttaactgagctgaggatATTTGACTTACAGTATTCccatagaacaggggtgtccaaactacggcccgtgggccatctgcggccagcaatcagttttgtggcggcccgcgaggctttttataaatattaatagaatctggccgctatacaaaaatagacgtaattcaataaataaccaccgggtgttgctattacatgccttcaattaggcaTTACTTCTTGTTATGAAGtaaaactaaccaaccaaactgaaggaaacataattgataatcaaattttggcgagccatggcgcaccaagaaaaaggaaaatcaactgTCAGTGCAAGAAGTTTCAGTCACGTTGGGGCAAATAAtttttcttcacagaggtcagcgggaaatgtatctgtttaatttgccaggaatcagttgcagtaatgaaggaatataattttaaaagacattatgaaacaaagcatcaggccttcagctcttacactggtgccgaatGAGATCagaaagtaaaacaattagcagcgccctatcagctcaacaacagcagtttttttgctattaaagtgcaagaaaattctacactgcactgcaaaaaaatgtttttatttatttatatttttgtcttgtttcaagtccaaatatctaaaaaatctaaaataaaggagaattttctaatttgttttgagaaataaaatgccaatattaagtgagtttttccttaaaacaaacaaaaataatctgccaatggggtaagcaaaataatcttgtttttccttttgacataagattattttgcttaccccattggcagattaatttgctttttttaaggaaaaatttgCATATTAAGGAAActattagcattttatttctcaaaacaagacaattttttgagaatctttagatatttggactcaaaacaagacaacaaaacatctaagtaagaaaagcattttttgcagtttggCTAGTTATGAGGTAGCTCAGGTAATCGCACAGCACAGGAAACccttcactgaaggagaatttataaaggatgagtgttgcaactgtaatttgcccagagaagattcaagttttttaaaaacgtaagtctttctagaaacacagttggacgaccaaaataaaataatttcttaataacatacacgcacacatccatccatccatccatatatatatatatatatatatatatatatatatatatatatatatatatatacatatatgcgtgtctgtgtgatgtatgtaaaatttggcccgggacaacatttgtttttgcatctggccctcggcccaaaaagtttggacacccctgccatagaagatatctgctattacagtgagggtgttggcttagtactttccatttgcatatgtcacgttgatcacaattcccctttTTTCGATAAACTTTATGGGTTTAAAGTTGTTTCTAGAAGTTTttgctagttctcacagatagtatttgagttagaattacatcattattataataattaccaGGACtattttaaacagggtttccgctgggtcttaaaatgtcgtaaattccaaaatctaaatttcaggctttaaaaagtcctaaatttactgaaatattgtgttgtaggtcctaaatctttttaaacaagtcttcattttcctttgttcatgttttgctacccaatctggccaaaacccataaaatcactaacaatccatctcaataaaactttccactttatattcaaaaaggtcattttaactccatttatcataatggtttaattatttactaatgcaCTATGCACTAATTTGAAatctgctgaatgaaatggacactaaagtaattaattattataaaacattgtacagtattctaaactatataaTGTTGCTGTGGGACGgcatgaggggaaaaaaaattatagtggaacaataacatttagcattgcactgacttcaagtggccaacaaactagtctaaaaatgacttttgctgattaagaaatggattacagcatgctgatgatatgcaaaaaattgttaaccctgggtcattctaagggtgctttcacacctacacttttgttttggaacgtatctcgtttgcccagttagcgcggtttgtttggcatgtGTGAAAGGGCAattgcgctctgttccgcgccaaagtaatcgctccgagattgcttgaatgtggtggtctcggctcgattgaaacgaaccctggagcggttcgattgcagtgagaaagcgatccgatccgatccgagcgcggttatatcacagtgttttatggatatgtaataggcttacggctatatgaagagagagttatgaatagggcgggaagtttcgcgagtctccagatgcccgcaaatgagtgatgatctcccggtaatctcgcgtctccctcccggtcctcaaataggcatcgtcacgcacccttctcacctctcctcactgcatctctcctcagacacgtcacgcgtgTGCACCCTgttaatcaccaccaaaccaccacctctcctgacagcttagcgggatgctgcaaaataaaccctgacactgaccaaggagagtttactcgcacgtgacttgttttagctcttttagtccgtttagaaactttgcagtgtgaaagcaaaccgctccaagagcaaagagcaacaatgtaacatttgtaatctctgtttcggaacaactgaatctattcacaggtgtgaaagcaccctaactctggataaacagaatcctgaccaccgtaaaacaggaaaaaaaagaaattgtctTTCTCGCCTCATTATGGATTTagtttcatcggctagacaccggcctcacagctccgtgaatgtcaGTACTGTCACTTATTGTTCtgcgatcggtaaatgtagcttgtgtgaacgctacttgactaaaataatagctttgctacacaaaagctatttaatttaaaaagtagtgacgctaccaccacactactgagaaatgtagataagctagtagcgtcactacttgcagcgacgctactgcccaacactgtgtGGTGGCAATATTTCTAATGTAGAAATATCTTCATTACTGATAGCCAAAGCTGTTTCAGTAACCAAAGAGGTCTCCAGTGTACAGAACTGCACAATAGGTGATTGGTGCTTATGAGCAGTACTTCACACGGTGTGTTTGGCACCCCTCATATAGTAATCCAGGGCCGTAACACCCATCGGTACCTCGGGTACTCTGATTAGGTTTTGCATATAAATACTTGCGCTTGACACATTTGTTTCAGACTGTTATTTGCCTATTACATTCTAAATGATGTAAATTCTAGTACATAATTTTTTAACTGTACCTTTAGAACCTTATAACAGCAATAAAAGCAGCATCGAAGCAGTCTCCTTTTAGTGATTCCACCTCTTCACGGAGACTGTCAGACTGATCTGGTGTATTAAAAAACTATTGTGGGTTCTGGAACTGAACAATAATGTTGTTCATGATGCTGGACATTCACTGGCACTAGATACTCATCAATTTAAGAGTAAATCTCCCTTCTTTGCCATCCTCTGATGCGTTTaggtaaaaattaaatttttgctgTAGAACGCGCAATGCGGACATAAAGAACCTGACTGATATTCTACCGGAACCATGTCAGCAGAGTTCATGCATATCCATAAACTATAACATCTATGTTAAGCGGTTTTgaaacaatttacattgtaaaagcactagataaataaagattaattgaattgaatctgcttaaatgtgtacacgttaatggaccaaacacaatatgatttgatttattttacatttactgtgcatcaaaattacagtgtgtgtagccaatgtttccagtgtcttttcacttttcagcttttgataaGAGTTTTTCAGACTTGATAACAACTAGTGtttttttcagacctaattgaagagaatgaggagagtaaagaggaggaacatcatgtcaaaattgaggaaaaaaataatttacagactgatgatattttgaaaaggagagacaagaatcatttcacctgcactcagtgtggaaagagttttggaagaaaacacaatcttaagattcacatgaggatccacactggagagaaaccatacacatgcaatcagtgtgggaagagtttcaaccaatcatcaaacctttataatcacatgatgatccacactggagagaaaccattcaaatgcactcaatgtgggaaaagttttaaccGCTCATCAGACCTTCATCAacatatgaggattcacactggagagaaaccattcacatgccctcagtgtgggaagagtttttactgctcatcacaccttcatcaacacatgaggatccacactggagagaaaccattcacatgctctcagtgtgggaagagtttcaggcaatcatcaaactttaagcaacacatgaggatccacactgaagagaaaccattcacatgcactcagtgtggaaagagtttcaaccaataatcaaaccttaatcgacacatgaggatccacactggaaagaaaccattcatGTCTAAtcttcttgtttaatcccgccccttttcacagtggcgtacaacagaattttgcatactcaatagtgatgggaagcataagagatgagttatttaataaatcaaatagtcTTTGTTAATAGTTTTGTAACATATGATGCTGCCAGCATTAGACACTTAAACActgtttaattgttgtttattgttttataaacatTGACTTGAGACTTGAGAATAGaacagtgcatttaaaaaaaaaaaaaaattaaataagctttaaaacaacattgtgtGGCTTTACTTGTTGGACTTGGCTTAAGGTTTGTGAGCATTTAAAAACCCAATCTCTGAACTTTTGGTAGGCTGAGTCTGTTTCTTCTTTTGTCATTAGTTGTTGTCGCAGGATAAAagatgctaaatgagtaaatgcaaatgcaaactatctttatacaaatattagaccAATACATAAAGTCTGCATAGAAAAACATTATCAAACAAAAATGGGGTATAAAAGAACAAATTACAAATCACTTGTAATTGtagaatttaattaatctatcccctagcttagtgtttgttttctgatagcaagccagcaaatagacaaatcaatatatatatactagatataaaccacatatccagtaggaaaaaagtaacaataacttAGTGAAAATAGGACAGAACTTCTTTTATTTGTTAGAAAATGCTATTTAAGTTCacattgtttgatgattttatgaaaagtttaaaatataatcatatgatgcaacaaaaattcagttttacataaatattattgactgaggtTCTCGTTGCAGTGTACAGTGGAACTACAGTTTACGATTAGATATGCACATAATAATGTAAGGATGGCTATATCTCTCCATAATATTAAAATCTGCAAACTGTTATGGAACTCCACGCGAGACAAGACCATGAGAATGGTCAgtcactaaaacaataaactttctaatgtgagaagaagatcagctagaAAACCAGTTGTTCAGGTTGTCTCGATCATGCATCCTGAGTCGCCCTCTTTGccctggactttaccttctccaccagagcagctcactcacattcCACACCGAATGTTTAAATTCTTAATACGGTGTATCTGTGGCTTTTtattcatgtttggtgtgattttaaatgtctctgtgtgattggtaaagtaatttcactgtaatattttacaatctccTTTATATCAGTTAACTTGGGTTTTGACTTTGATatgatctttgccagatgctccactccagGCAAAATGGTCTTCgcatcaactcatgaccaggcaagagtcttggtgaagcttttattgtcttgaatttaagATGATTTGAGTATTTAGGCAAAGGGTGCAGAAGTGTCCTTGGGATCCTGTAAACTGGATACCCCATTGCAGGTTgtgagtctctgagctctgcatcaggacttatatgctgcaatgtatttctacatgttcaggtattcctctttaactcttaaatgtatctttgagtaattgatgttgtacaatcttgattggcttattttgtttaattatgtgaactgcaatggaaaatcttttcctgacaaataaatgtaaaattcttgtttaactctaatatctcccgaaatcatttaaatgtagtagattgtttaggctgaCGTTTCCGCAGCCTACAACCAGGATTAGTCATCTATTTAGGCACAATGGATGGAGCATGGGCACAGCATTAGAGACttgttgatttctgacaatcactgatgaTATAATCTAGGGGTATGATATCATCTAggggctaaatcaaactttctttaagtatGAGCAAGCATGGTGCAGCCtattattacttaaaggaaattagctTATCTGCTAAGAATCGGAACTGGCGATGATATGTCCGTGAGCAGAtgaaactggccagcatactgactctaagcgactttgagtaaacgatgaaacattaattaaatataaggatttattaggttaatcaatctaaattagaccttatcacaacctataaggtaatcagcttgaattagattaatctaaatctaaaattattataaattggagacagattaaaattcagagctagaaacaaattaaaataaattataacgaacaaaaatatttcttttcacatgtgctaaaaggCTTCAACGCATTTAACCTTCACCCTTGCTGTTAGTTCCGTCATGGGACTAATAGATGGACCttcacatgtgtgtgtatttatattgtttataaccataatagttctacagtttcttctattttacttgttgatttctattttatttaaatagtgtatttattttgttaaagagcccatattatggttttttgaaaatgcccttccatgtagtgtgtaacacagctctaagtgaagtgaaatatgcagctaaggcttaaatctgtaagtgtacaatgtttaaaactgttgattcatcaataaaagagtcgactcatagtgcttcaaatgagtcatcttgataacgagtcattagatGTTTCATGATGTTGTATCTACGAAACACAAGTAGTTGcgtgcgcaaacccgggagatttgaaacctgcggcctcacccactaacacagaaaaaaagccacacacacacgcgcacgccgGTCGAATGTGATGTCACactgtgcagatggatattattgagtctctacccaaagatgaaacctcagcattagcccagcattgagcagtttgagtgcttctggaaacttcatgctttagactgggtgtatattacatgcttaataatcaatttttagactgtgtgtgtaggcctattattatttaaaattaaataaaaaaataaaaatgattatattatgtaaaaaaaaatattattctttataattatatccagttcccctaaaactttgcttaaataccatatatatttattaaataaataaaaccaaaaagtaaataactgtttggtctgacaagttttcaggacatatcaaatttcagcacaacactaactaactagtctcactcacacacacacacacttgtacacactctcactaacacactcactcttgtacatgctctctctcacacacttacattctatctcaattcaa
The Danio rerio strain Tuebingen ecotype United States chromosome 4, GRCz12tu, whole genome shotgun sequence genome window above contains:
- the zgc:173619 gene encoding uncharacterized protein isoform X1, with amino-acid sequence MAFIKEESEDVKIKETFTVKQEDLQEQTDLIEENEESKEEEHHVKIEEKNNLQTDDILKRRDKNHFTCTQCGKSFGRKHNLKIHMRIHTGEKPYTCNQCGKSFNQSSNLYNHMMIHTGEKPFKCTQCGKSFNRSSDLHQHMRIHTGEKPFTCPQCGKSFYCSSHLHQHMRIHTGEKPFTCSQCGKSFRQSSNFKQHMRIHTEEKPFTCTQCGKSFNQ